The following nucleotide sequence is from Salinispirillum sp. LH 10-3-1.
CATGGTGGACTCCTTGGTCAGTTGGGCCGAGCACTACCGCTTTGATGCGTTCCGCTTTGACTTAATGGGCCATATTCCGCGTGACGCCGTGCTGCGGGCGCGTGACGCGGTGCAAGCCGTGCACCCCACCAACTACTTCTACGGCGAAGGCTGGAATTTTGGTGAGGTGATGGACGATCGTCGCTTTGACCAAGCTAGTCAGCTCAATATGGCCGGTACGCACGTCGGCACATTCTCCGACCGCTTGCGCGAAGCTGTGCGCGCTGGAGACCTGTTCACCGGTGGTGGGGCCTTGCATCAACAAGATGTGACGCGCATCGGTTTGGTCGGCAATGTGGGCAGTTACGAATTCCGTACCGCCTCGAACACCATTGAACGCACCTACGACTACATCTGGAACGGCCAGCCCGCAGGTTACAGTGCGGACCCCGCCGACACAGTGAATTATGTGTCCAAGCATGACAACGAAACCCTGTGGGACATTCTGCAAGACAATCTGCCTGCCGGCATGAACACCCAAGACCGCGTTCAGGCGCATCAAGTCGCGCTCTCCTATCCCATGCTGGGGCAGGGTATTCCGTTCATTCACATGGGTTCTGAACTGCTGCGTTCGAAGTCGATGGACCGCGACAGCTACGACAGCGGTGACTGGTTCAACTACGTCGATTTCACCCGGCAAACCAACAACTGGAACGTCGGCTTGCCGGTGCGCGAAAAGAACGAACCGCGCTATGACCGCATTGCGCAGATCATTCAAAACCCGGCATCCCAGCCGCAACCGCAGCACATTGATGCAACCTACGAGTACTTCCTTGATCTGATGCGCATACGGGCCAGCAGCAAGCTGTTCCGTTTGTCCAGCGCCGCCGATGTGCGGGACCGCGTGCGCTTCCACAACACGGGTAGCAACCAGATTCAAGGCTTGATCGTCAAGAGCATCAACGATGGCCTGGGTCTAACGGACATCGACCCCGACCACGATGCCGTGGTGGTGCTGTTCAACGCCAGTGGCAGTGCGCAAAGCTACAGTGTGGCGGAAGCGGTAGGCCAAGGTTTCACGCTGCATCCTGCGCACCGCACCAGTTCAACGGCGTTCAATGCGGGCTTCGACAGCGCCAACGGTACCTTCACCGTTCCGGCGCGCACCACGGCGGTGTTTGTATTGCCCCAAGGGGCTGAGCAAGGCATCGGCTTGGGTGAGGCGGCGCCACACAGTTTGTTCCTGCTGGGTGAAATGAACGGTTGGACGCATGGCACGGCGATGAGCTACAGCGGCAACGATACCTATACGCGCTTGATCGACCTCAATGCCGGTACCTATGCCTTTAAGATTGCTGATGCCGACTGGGGTACGCAAACCAACAGTGCGAATTTCAGTGACGGTGGTGGCTCCGTGGCCGTGATGGCTGCCGGTGGCAGTGATGGCAACTTGCAGATCACCGTGGCGGAAAGCGGAGAATACCGTCTTACTTTGAATCGCAGTAACCCGGGCAATCAGATCGTCACGGTAACCTTGGTGGCGCTGGCGGACGACGATGATGACGATGGTCAAACGCCCGGCGACGGCAATGACCCCGTCGAAAGCCTGGTGGTGTACTTTGAAAAACCAACCAATTGGGGCACGGCGTATGTGCATTATTGGAACGCTATCCCCGCCGGCAGTGTGACCAACTCTTCATGGCCCGGTGTGGCTATGACCAGCGTGGGTGACGGTTGGTATCGTTATGCCTTTGATGGCGTCAGCAGTATCAATGTGGTGTTCAATGATAACGGCAGGGCACAAACGAGTGATTTAACGCGCGCGGAAAACGGCTGCTATCAGGGCGGCGTCTGGCAGCGCAACTGCGACCCCATGAGCGCCGAAGAACGCGACGATGGCGTGGTGATCATTGACCCGGAGGAGCCCGTGTTACCCGAGAATAAGGTTGCCTTTGTGCATCTGTTCGAGTGGAGCTGGCCGGACATCGCGCAGGAATGTGAGCTGCATCTGAGCGACAAGGGCTTCACCGCTGTGCAGGTGTCGCCCCCGCAAGAGCACATTGTCGGTAATACCTGGTGGACGCGCTATCAGCCCGTCAGCTATCAGTTGAATTCGCGCAGCGGTGACCGGGCGCAGTTCATCGACATGGTGCAGCGCTGCAACGCCGTGGGTGTAGAGATCTACGCTGATTTGGTGATCAACCACACCGCTGATATCGATACGTGGAACCCTACCGCAGGTAATGGTGTGGGCGCCGGTGGTCCGGTGGGCAGCGGTGGTACAGAGTGGAGCCGAATGAATCACCCAGGTCTGTACGATGTTGGTGATTACCACCCGGAATGCGTGATCAGCAATTATCAGAACCGTACAGAGGTGCAAGAGTGCCAATTGTCGGAACTGCCTGACCTGAACACCAGCAATGAATACGTACAACAAACCCTTGCTGCCTACATACAAGACTTGGTCGATATCGGCGTAACGGGGTTCCGTATTGACGCGGCCAAGCACATGGCCGCAGACGACATCGCGGGCATTATTAACCGCGTTACCGGCGATCCGTATTTCTTTTCAGAAATCATCGACCTCGGTAATGAGCCGATTCGCTCCAGTGAGTATCTCGGTTTAGGCATGGTGGAAGAATTCATCTACAGCCGTGAAATCTCGCGCGTGTTCAAAACGGGCAGTCTGGCTTGGTTGGCGAATTTCGGGCAGGTATGGGGTGAATTCCAACACGCCGGTTCGGACGTGGTGGTGTTTACCGACAACCACGACAACCAACGCGGTCATGGTGCCGGGGGCAATATCCTGACCCATCAAGAAGCTACACCCGGTCTGTACGACCTTGCCAATGTGTACATGCTGGCGTGGCCTTACGGCTACCCGCGCATTATGTCCAGCTATCGCTTCAGCAATACCGAAATGGGCCCGCCTGCGGCCTCCGTGCACGGCGACCAAGCAGTGAATTGCTTTGGTGACGACTGGGTGTGCGAACACCGCTGGCGTCCCATTGCCAACATGGTGGCGTTTCGCGCCATCGCCGAGTCTAGCCCGGTGGTGAACTGGTGGGACAACGGCGCGAATCAAATCGCCTTCGCGCGTGACGGGGCTGGTTTTGTGGCCATTAACCGTGAGACCGACGGCGTGATGAGCGTCAACTTGCCGACGTCGTTGCCTGCCGGTGAGTACTGCAACGTGTTGGCCGCCGAGCCGGATGACTGCGCAGGCCAAACCCTGAGTGTGAATGCCGACGGCGAGTTGCTTGTCACCCTGGCCCCGCTGGAAGCATTGGCTATTCATGTCGGAGCGCGGATGGACTAGCGCACGACTGCATGGATGCACGGTGACGCACGATGCCAAAGATAAGGGTCGCGAGGGATTACTTAAGAGCTTCCCTAGTCTAAGATAACATTTTTAGGCTAGGACGCTCCGCTATGCCCACGCAGACCGCTGACTATCATCATCGCATCGCGCCCGCTCTGGGTGTGATGGTGACCGGACATCGGGCTAAGCGTTTGCAGCAGTCCGGCTATGAACCTCGAAGCTCTGCTATCGCTGAGGTCTTGAACGCGGTGTTGCAACGGGTGCAAGCGCGTGCGGAACAGGCCTTTGCGACCGGTGCCCGGGTGTACGACGACGTGCCGCCGGTCTATCGACTGTTGACGGGCGTTGCGGATGGTGTGGATGAAATGGCCGCCAACGCCGCGCAACCCAACGGATATGAGCTGCATGTTGTCGCTCCCGGACGCGCCGACGACGCCAGCTACCAAGAGCCCGAGCCGCAGCGCGCGATTTCACTCGGCATGAAACCTACCGGCGTGCGCTCGCGCACCCTGCGCCAAGACGACTACAGCCTGCGTGACCGCATGGTGTTGAGTTTCTCCGATCTGATGATCGCCGTGTGGGATGGGCAAGAGCCTTTTCCCATGACCAGCGGCACTGCCTTAGCCGTGAAATCTGCACTGCTGCGGCGCATTCCGGTCATCTGGCTTGAACTGGCACAGAACGGCGAAGCTCCGAATGTTTGGTTGGCGGATCCGGCCCGACTGACTGATCGTGCCTTGACCGAAATAGATGTGCTGGACGCCACGCCGGAACTGCTGCGCGGACTGTTCAATCGCTACGCGCTGCACGACTCAGGTTTCGACCAGCAATTGGATGTGTGGCTCGAGGGCTTGTTGCTGCCGTTCCTACCGGCGCTCAATGAAGACAATGAAGAGCGCGTGTTACGACGACGTATTGCACGGCAAGACACCACACTGGGTTACCTGCTGGGTTGGTTGAAGTTTTTCGTGACGTTCGGCGGCACTCGGCGACCACTCGGGTTGTTCAACTGGTTGTTGGGGGGCGTGCTCTGGTTGCAGGTGATGCTGAACCCACCGCAACGCAGTGCTGGGTTGCACATTTTGGAATGCTTGAACAGCGATGTGCGGAAAATCAGTTGGCAAGAAAACATGGTCAGCCGCCTACATGGCTTCTTTTCTGGCTTGATTAAACTCGAGCCGCGCGAAGCGGTACGCGCCTTGCGCTCGGAGCGCCTGGAGACGCAGCAAAACCATAGTGACGCGCCCTCAAGCCCCATTCGCGAGACATCGCTGCCCGGATTCTTCCATTGGGCCGATGCGCAAGCCCGTGTATTTGCCACCCGTTACCGTGATGATACCTGGGTTATCTATTACGCGGCTGCTTTGGCGGTGTTTTGCGCCGTCGCGGGCGCTATTTACCTCTGGCCCGCCAAAGAGCCAGGCTGGTACTACATTTGGGTGGTGCTGGAATTTATCTTGTTGCGCTTTGTGGTGGGACGGGTGTTGATTGCGCGCTTTAAGGGCTGGCATGAGCGCTGGATGAGTTATCGGTATCTGGCCGAGCAACTGCGTATTCTGCGCATCGGCTTTCCCTTAATGGTTATGCCCGAAAGCGTTAAACAACGGGTTTGGGAGCCTGAGGCCAACCCGGAGAAAGAAGCGCATTCGCCCGTTCGTGTCATTCAACCCGAAGGCTGGATATTGCAGCGCATTGTCGTTGCCGAGGGCTTGCCAAAAAGCGCTGCGGGCAAGGCTTACTTCCGCATTACGCATCACAACGACGCCATCCTACAAGGCGTGAATCACGCGCTGGCCGACAACCGGGCTTATTATCAGAGTAAGTATCATCGCTTGCACAAAGACCATCACCGGCTGCACCGTTTTTCATTGCTGCTGTTTGCGTTGACCTTTGCTGCAGTGCTGAGCCACTTCGTGTTTCATCTGCCCGGCATCCTGTTTTTTACCGCGTTCTTTCCGGCATGGGGCGCGGCGATTCACGGTATTTTGAACCAAAACGAAGTAGGGCGTATTTCGGCGATATCAGCACAGACGTGGCAGCGCCTCACCACCCTCAGCCAGGCCATGCAGATGCACCAAACCATCACCGAAGCGGGCGTGGCTATCAACGACCAAGCCATAGCGTGGGCGCGCACGCGCGAACTGCGTGAGCTGGTGCGGGCTTTTACCGACACCTTGGCGGATGAAAATAAGCAGTGGGTGTCGCTGTTACAGCACAATCAGCCAGATTTACCCGCTTAACGGCAGTATATAGGCCTTAAAGAGGTGCCTTTGCCGCACTGAATTCAATAATCCCCACTTGGCTCTGTGACCACTTTCACAGCCTGCGCTATTCCTGTCATTAGATTTTTACACTCTTGGGATTCATTACTATCTTGGGTGGTGTCAGGCAGCTTGTACAACAAAAAGGACGAGCAGAACAGTTGCCTAGCAAGAGTAAGGTGCGGCAATCGCGCCGTACCGGGTCTTTAACTAATAAGGAAAATATTCCATGCCATTTTGTAAAACAGGACGACCGTTGGTGCTGATGCTGCCCTTGGTTTTAGTGCTCGCAGGCTGTCTTTCTGACAGCGTACCCAACGATTACACAGCGCAAGATCAGCACGACAATCTGATCGACACGTCGGACAACGATTTTTCCGGCGAGCGACTGATCATCCACTATCGTAAAAGCGACTCGGATGCACAGGTTCAAGGTCGAGCCCTTGTGGATCAGCGGATTGCTCGACTCAACACTCAGACCGGCTATCAATTCACCGCCGTCCGCAGTGCTGCTGAAGGTGGGCTAGTCGTTCGCTTAGCCGGAGTAGATGACGAGGACGGCCTGAGCCGTGCCATCAGCGAGCTGCAGGCCCGTGACGACATTGAACACGTAGAAATTGATCATCGTATGCAGCCATTGATGACGCCTAACGACCCGCAGTATCAGCAACAGTGGCATCTGTACGAACCAGCGGGCGGCATCAATGCCCCTGCAGCATGGTCGATCACAACCGGCAGCAATGACGTGGTGGTCGCGGTACTGGATACCGGCATTCGTCCTCACGCTGACTTAGTGGATAACTTGCTGCCCGGATACGACTTTGTGTCGGACGTGTGGATGGCGAACGACGGCGACGGTCGCGACAGCGATGCGTCTGATCCCGGTGACTGGGTGCGGGCGGGTGCGTGTGGAAATAACCGCCCAGCGCGTGACACCACCAACAGCTGGCATGGTACACATGTGGCAGGCACGATTGCGGCCGCAGGTAACAACGGCGTGGGTGTGACGGGCGTCGCTTGGCAGGCGAAGATCGTACCCGTGCGCGTACTGGGACGTTGTGGTGGTTACACATCTGACATCGCCGATGGTATCCGTTGGGCTGCCGGTTTGCCGGTCGCCGGTGTGCCTAATAATCCAAACCCGGCTCAGGTGATTAATATGAGCTTGGGCGGTACGGCCCAGTGTGGTTTGGCATATCAGCGTGCCATCAATGACGCGGTAAACGCAGGTGCGACGATAGTCGTGGCGGCGGGTAATGAAAACCAGAATGTCGCCAACGCAACACCGGCCAACTGCCCTAACGTCATCAGCGTGGCCTCGACCAACCGGCAGGGTGCGCGGGCGTTCTACTCCAACTACGGTGACGGTATACACATTGCTGCACCCGGTGGCGAGATGTCACAAAGCCAAGTCGGCGGTGTTCTGTCGACGCATAACAGCGGTCGTACGTCCATTGGCAGTGACAGCTATGCGTTCCAGCAAGGCACCAGTATGGCGGCTCCGCACGTTGCTGGTATTGCGGCGCTGATGTACGCCGTACAGCCGAACCTGACCCACGACCAAGTGAAGGACGCGTTGCAGCAAACGGCACGCACTTTCCCAGCGGTATCAGGCAGCAATCGTTGTACGACCAGCCTATGTGGGCCGGGTATTGCCGATGCTCATGGCGCGTTGGAAATCATTGGCGGCAGTGAGCCGGGCCCGGATCCAGAGCCTGAAAACCGTTTCGAAAGCAACGAGCGAGTTGATATTCCAGACAACGACCGGACAGGCGTTGTCAGTGAATTGATGATTAATCGTTCGGGTAACTCGGGCGTGTTCACCGTTGAAGTCGATATTCGCCACACCTATCGCGGTGATCTGCGCGTCGCCTTGGTATTGCCGAATGGCGCACGTGCGCAGTTGGCAACGCCGTCGAACGACAGTGGCAGAGACTTCATTCGCACCTTCCGCTTTAACGGCGGCCAGCATCCGGCTAACGGAGTATGGCGCCTAGAAGTATCGGACGAAGCACGTCGCGACATCGGTTACATCCGCGCGTGGAGCATTACCTTCGACTAGGTGCTTCTGCAACAGGGCGCTCAGGGACTGGGCGCTGAAATAAAAAAGGGGCGAACCTGCGGGTTCACCCCTTTTTTATGCGCATTGGTTACTGCCAGTCTTTCAGCAATACCGGTTCTATCAACACGCTGTCCGACGCCTTCGACAACCAAACTTGACCCTCGCTGATGTTGAACTGTAACTGCATCGAGCGGTCAACCAACGCCCCCATGGCTTTCACCTGAGGCTCGGGAACTTCCCAGATCTGCATATTGCCGTAACGCTGAAAGGTATTTTGGTTTTGTTGCCACCAGACAGGCACACTGCGTCCGCCGTACGCGTATACCCGCACTTTTTTGGCTCGGCCACTGGCCTTGCGCAGCCATTTCTCATCGGGCTGACCAAAAGCCACCCACAGCTCGATCTCACCGGTTAACGCTTGCTCGAACAGCTCGGGCTCGCCTTCAGCACTCAAGCCGCGCGAGAAAGTGAGGTGTTCACCGGCGTTCAGGGCAAACGCCAGCAGTCGCACCATCATGCGTTCATCGGTTTCCGACGGATGCTGCGCCAGCGTCAACGAATGGTCGGCGTAATAACCGCGATCCATGTCGGCGATGTTGATGGTGGCTTTGAAAACGGTGGCGGTCTTTGCCATGAAACTGGGCCTTGCTGTGGAAAAAGGGGGAGTATCCGCTGTGCGGCGGGAGAGGTAAAGTGCTATGGCGCCTATCTATGATGGTTGCAGGGTATTTCGCGGCTAAAAAACCATGCCGCAAGCGGTAAAAAGCCTACCGTTTGATATTACTGCCCCGTTTTACCTGTAAGTGCCGACCGTACTTGTACCACGGAAGCATTCACCGCTTCTTTTAATATCGGTTTTGGAAACAACCCAGCGTAGGCTTCAGGCTCTGTATGATGAGCGGCCAAACGCGGATGTAGTCGACCTTTCAATGCTTGGTTGGATTCATGTGCATGAACAGGCTCACCCAAAACATCCAGCAAAGCCCCTTCTAGACAGGTAGGAGACCAAAGGACGATCGCAAAGCCATGTTTGCTTGCCAGTGCTCGGCTGGCTGCACCTACTGGAATATCGCTATCGAGAACAATAATGCGTTGGTCATAGTCACTGTTCTGGTACTTTCGGGTTGTATTGGTAATGATGTTGCCCGGCGAACCACCCGACTCTTTCTTTATGGTGGCACTTCGCTGTGTGTTTTCATTTCGAAACTGCTGATTCATGTGTTTGATGAATGCTTGGTCATCGGGGCCTTCACCAACAACCAATAGGGTAGTTTTACTAACCGTACGACGTTTATTCTGTCCTTTGAATTTCCTTGCCATATTGCTTATAACTCCGGTGTCGCGCCGAGTGCTCCGGCCATATATTTGGCGTAAAGGTTATCGTCGGCACGCAGACCGGCCATATCATCCAGCCGCCACGCATGGCTTTGCTGATTGCGCTTTTCAACCAGATATACTTGGTGTTTCTGCAACAGGTTAAGAACTTCCGGTGTGTGGCAAGTAAAAATCAATTGAGCCTGATGTGGATTGGTGTGTTCGAATTCAAACCATTCCAACAAATGTGGCACCAGATGTGGGTGTAAATCGTTGTCGAGCTCATCTATCACAGCTACTCCGCCCTGTTGAAGCGTTGTCAGAATGGGTTCTAACAAGACGAAAGCTGACTGAGTGCCGCTGGATTCTTGAAAAAAAGGCAGATCAAAGTTCTGTCCTTCTTCCGTTTTGTGTAACCCGAAAGGCACAAAAAACGTCTCTTTCTTACCTGTGTCGTCTTGCCTAGTGACTTTGCGCAGTTCAATGCCGGAAAGACCCAAGTCAAACTTGCTCATTGCATCCGACATCCGTGCGAGTAAGTCTGGTGTTTGTTGTATTTTCCCGGCAACTTGCACAACAGCACCATGTTGAAAAAACCGACGCCCAGAGCTGACTACGTTGGTTTCGATACCATCAAAAAACGCTACAAATGGCCTGGCCTCTGCAATGTCGTAACTGTGTGCGGCGCTGATCAATGAGACGTTACCACGGATTTTTTCGGCCTGAGTTTTAGGGAACGGAAATCCCTTTTGTTTAAAACTGTAGCCCTGTCCGATTTTCTCCCGTTTAAATATGTAACTGAACTGGGTGCTGGTCTTTTCATACAGCGCCTCAAAACTGATGGCATTCGATGTAATTTCAAGCTGATATCGATAGTCCTTTCCGTTAAACCAGAACTCCAACTCAAAACGGGTTGGCGCACTTGTGTGTAAGCAATGCGCTTCGCAAGGAATATCCGCTTCCGGTTCGTTTCCTAAAAAGGAGTCCGTTACAAACCAGCTCAAAAAAGCCAACGGTTTTAAGAGCTGAGTCTTTCCAGAACCATTTGCTCCAACAACTGCGATGGCTTTATTGAAGCGCTCACCTTCCAACGCTATATCGAAGCCAGATGGTGTCGGTTTTTTACCCAGCCCAAAGTCTATGATGACCTCGTCAGAGAAGCTGTAGAAATTGCTAAACGTGATATTCTTTATCATAAAAATAGAGAACCAACGAAATTTCGTTGATTCTGGTCTTTTAGGTGGTCTTTGGCAAGTGCATTGTTGTGATGTTATACGTCAATTATTCGATTTGTTTTCATCGCTGGGATAGCCGGCACGATCAATCTACGCGTACATTGCACATCGCATCTCATTACGAGTTCAGGCTTTTGTTCTGGCACAGCTATTTAGCATTCTCTCAGTCTACCCGTTCGACCAACGTGGTATTGAGTTTTCCGCACCAAAGGCTAAAGGTGATTGCGTAGAAATAATCATAACAACAAAGGAGTGCGAGATTATGGCGTTATGGTGGTGTATTACTTCGAACTCGCGTTGCAGCTATGAAGAGTTAAAAAGACGGCGCTGCTTGGCCCTAGGGTGGCGGGACTTAGGCAGTCTGCAGCGCTACATCAAAGACGACCCACGTTGGGAGCGGCAGTTTAAAACACGCGTTCAGCTTAAAGGCAATTTGGCGTACGCCAAAGACCAGCAGTGGGTCGATCATGGAGCCTCAGTCCCTGAATTGTTCTGGCGTTTTATCAATATGCCCGCCGGTGACTATATCGTGCTGTTGGAGGCGGGCAGTCAGTTAACCTTGGGCAAGACGGAAGTATTTGGCATAGCGCGTACACCCGATCGGGCCATCGGGTGCTATCAATACGATGACCAGTTCGACCACGCACATCAAATTCATGCTGACCTAGAGTGGGTCGATTGGCATCGGGCCCGGTTCGGTGAGCTCAATCTACCCCGAGTGTCGTTCAAGTCACTGCTGCAAGACGATACCGAACTGCCGAAAGTAGAAGCAGCTTGGGCTGCACACGCCGCGTTGCCGAAAGCCTGATTATTCCGTCAGTCGCAGATCCACAACAATCGGCAAGTGATCAGACAGGCCCAAGGCATTATGACCCATGACCACTTCGGCGTGTTCTACTTGCCATTGGTGCGAATGGAACAAAAAGTCGATGGTGCGGTCTGGGCCAGCCACACGAGGATCATTCGGGTAGTGGGTGTACCAGCGTTCCGGCTCGGTTTGAATATCGACCAATGAAGGCACCATATCCCATTCCATCAGTACTTCCAGTTCGCTCGGTTCCACATAGTAAGCACGCTGTTCCGGGGCGAGGCGTTCGCGTTGGCCCGGAGCCAGTAAGTTCAGGTCGCCACCGAGCAACCAAGGCGTCTCCGACTGATCAAGGAACGAGAGGGTGTCGTGCACCATGGCCACTTGCTGCTGCATGGTGTCGCTGCCTTGAGCGAAGGCATCCAAGTGGGTATTCAACAGCTGAATGGAATCCCCTTCGGTGGTGGTCAAGTCGGTGGTCAGCATAGCGCGCTTCAAATAAAACTGCGCCGATACGATATCCATGGGCATACGTGGCAATTGAATGCGCCATGCGTCGTTGATTTCGTAACGCGACAAGGTCACCAGCTTCATGCCGACCGAGCCCATAATGTGGGGGTGGGGGATGTAACCGGCACGCCAATAAAAAGCCTCGGCAACGCAACCATAGTCATGGTTGGGTAGTCGTTCGAGCAACTGTGCTGTTTGGTCGTGATAGTCCGTGGCTGCGGCGCCATCGTTCACTTCTTGCAACAGCAGAATATCTGGATTGTAGGCCGCGATCAGGTCAGCAATACCGTCCAATGTGGCGTCTATCGAGGCCGTACTGGGGCGCAAGTCCGGGCCAATACCGTCTGGCAGGTCGTAGTAAAACACATAGTCCTTACCCGCAAAAAACTGTACGTTGTACACCATAACGCGCAGCGGCTGTGCGGGATCATAAACGGGCATGTCGGCTTGGCAAGCCAGTGTGGCCGGTTCCCGCGGCGCGGGGTGATAGGTGGTGAGATACACCCATAAACTGAAGGACAGCAGTAGCAGAACGAGGGTGGTCAGGGCAATCTTTATGGCGCGCATGATGAGTTCCT
It contains:
- the pulA gene encoding pullulanase-type alpha-1,6-glucosidase, with protein sequence MSLNRLIASVSWSKPILFFLTLALAACDPESGNANSTDASGATPDATQDADAGTPGTGNTGAKQTIVVPSDGEIEPASGAIVEINTVPDTAAMHWLNAETLLWQGGLDGNWSVRLYHSPAADLVVTSSGVFGTGGYFELQPSSVSGDVSDRFRSLSGDAFALDASLSDDVRKALLKQQLVVVAYDTQGAMRQATQVQIPGVLDDLYATGTGSAVDVDLGVQFVGSDVTFRVWAPTALTVNLKLYDANKALLDSIELTEDMATGVWSTTAFRPDVDRQFFRYEITVFHPDTLALETYEVTDPYALSLSTDSRYSQVVDLQDADLKPAQWDTLSRPTMPDPTDLIIYEAHVRDFSARDTSTPAQYRGTYKAFTLANTAPMQHLQTLADAGLNMIHLLPVNDLGSMIEDPALQVDLNHTVADLCAQRPASFVCAEFSSSQTLLSVFESFDPTTDRAQALVEDMRALDSFNWGYDPYHFFAPEGSYATNPEGVTRIRELRELIASMHDMGLLVALDVVYNHTFQAGLDEKSVLDKVVPGYYHRRNEVTGAIEDTTCCPNTATEWRMMEKLMVDSLVSWAEHYRFDAFRFDLMGHIPRDAVLRARDAVQAVHPTNYFYGEGWNFGEVMDDRRFDQASQLNMAGTHVGTFSDRLREAVRAGDLFTGGGALHQQDVTRIGLVGNVGSYEFRTASNTIERTYDYIWNGQPAGYSADPADTVNYVSKHDNETLWDILQDNLPAGMNTQDRVQAHQVALSYPMLGQGIPFIHMGSELLRSKSMDRDSYDSGDWFNYVDFTRQTNNWNVGLPVREKNEPRYDRIAQIIQNPASQPQPQHIDATYEYFLDLMRIRASSKLFRLSSAADVRDRVRFHNTGSNQIQGLIVKSINDGLGLTDIDPDHDAVVVLFNASGSAQSYSVAEAVGQGFTLHPAHRTSSTAFNAGFDSANGTFTVPARTTAVFVLPQGAEQGIGLGEAAPHSLFLLGEMNGWTHGTAMSYSGNDTYTRLIDLNAGTYAFKIADADWGTQTNSANFSDGGGSVAVMAAGGSDGNLQITVAESGEYRLTLNRSNPGNQIVTVTLVALADDDDDDGQTPGDGNDPVESLVVYFEKPTNWGTAYVHYWNAIPAGSVTNSSWPGVAMTSVGDGWYRYAFDGVSSINVVFNDNGRAQTSDLTRAENGCYQGGVWQRNCDPMSAEERDDGVVIIDPEEPVLPENKVAFVHLFEWSWPDIAQECELHLSDKGFTAVQVSPPQEHIVGNTWWTRYQPVSYQLNSRSGDRAQFIDMVQRCNAVGVEIYADLVINHTADIDTWNPTAGNGVGAGGPVGSGGTEWSRMNHPGLYDVGDYHPECVISNYQNRTEVQECQLSELPDLNTSNEYVQQTLAAYIQDLVDIGVTGFRIDAAKHMAADDIAGIINRVTGDPYFFSEIIDLGNEPIRSSEYLGLGMVEEFIYSREISRVFKTGSLAWLANFGQVWGEFQHAGSDVVVFTDNHDNQRGHGAGGNILTHQEATPGLYDLANVYMLAWPYGYPRIMSSYRFSNTEMGPPAASVHGDQAVNCFGDDWVCEHRWRPIANMVAFRAIAESSPVVNWWDNGANQIAFARDGAGFVAINRETDGVMSVNLPTSLPAGEYCNVLAAEPDDCAGQTLSVNADGELLVTLAPLEALAIHVGARMD
- a CDS encoding S8 family serine peptidase, with the translated sequence MPFCKTGRPLVLMLPLVLVLAGCLSDSVPNDYTAQDQHDNLIDTSDNDFSGERLIIHYRKSDSDAQVQGRALVDQRIARLNTQTGYQFTAVRSAAEGGLVVRLAGVDDEDGLSRAISELQARDDIEHVEIDHRMQPLMTPNDPQYQQQWHLYEPAGGINAPAAWSITTGSNDVVVAVLDTGIRPHADLVDNLLPGYDFVSDVWMANDGDGRDSDASDPGDWVRAGACGNNRPARDTTNSWHGTHVAGTIAAAGNNGVGVTGVAWQAKIVPVRVLGRCGGYTSDIADGIRWAAGLPVAGVPNNPNPAQVINMSLGGTAQCGLAYQRAINDAVNAGATIVVAAGNENQNVANATPANCPNVISVASTNRQGARAFYSNYGDGIHIAAPGGEMSQSQVGGVLSTHNSGRTSIGSDSYAFQQGTSMAAPHVAGIAALMYAVQPNLTHDQVKDALQQTARTFPAVSGSNRCTTSLCGPGIADAHGALEIIGGSEPGPDPEPENRFESNERVDIPDNDRTGVVSELMINRSGNSGVFTVEVDIRHTYRGDLRVALVLPNGARAQLATPSNDSGRDFIRTFRFNGGQHPANGVWRLEVSDEARRDIGYIRAWSITFD
- a CDS encoding YaeQ family protein translates to MAKTATVFKATINIADMDRGYYADHSLTLAQHPSETDERMMVRLLAFALNAGEHLTFSRGLSAEGEPELFEQALTGEIELWVAFGQPDEKWLRKASGRAKKVRVYAYGGRSVPVWWQQNQNTFQRYGNMQIWEVPEPQVKAMGALVDRSMQLQFNISEGQVWLSKASDSVLIEPVLLKDWQ
- a CDS encoding ATP-binding protein, with amino-acid sequence MIKNITFSNFYSFSDEVIIDFGLGKKPTPSGFDIALEGERFNKAIAVVGANGSGKTQLLKPLAFLSWFVTDSFLGNEPEADIPCEAHCLHTSAPTRFELEFWFNGKDYRYQLEITSNAISFEALYEKTSTQFSYIFKREKIGQGYSFKQKGFPFPKTQAEKIRGNVSLISAAHSYDIAEARPFVAFFDGIETNVVSSGRRFFQHGAVVQVAGKIQQTPDLLARMSDAMSKFDLGLSGIELRKVTRQDDTGKKETFFVPFGLHKTEEGQNFDLPFFQESSGTQSAFVLLEPILTTLQQGGVAVIDELDNDLHPHLVPHLLEWFEFEHTNPHQAQLIFTCHTPEVLNLLQKHQVYLVEKRNQQSHAWRLDDMAGLRADDNLYAKYMAGALGATPEL
- a CDS encoding endonuclease/exonuclease/phosphatase family protein produces the protein MRAIKIALTTLVLLLLSFSLWVYLTTYHPAPREPATLACQADMPVYDPAQPLRVMVYNVQFFAGKDYVFYYDLPDGIGPDLRPSTASIDATLDGIADLIAAYNPDILLLQEVNDGAAATDYHDQTAQLLERLPNHDYGCVAEAFYWRAGYIPHPHIMGSVGMKLVTLSRYEINDAWRIQLPRMPMDIVSAQFYLKRAMLTTDLTTTEGDSIQLLNTHLDAFAQGSDTMQQQVAMVHDTLSFLDQSETPWLLGGDLNLLAPGQRERLAPEQRAYYVEPSELEVLMEWDMVPSLVDIQTEPERWYTHYPNDPRVAGPDRTIDFLFHSHQWQVEHAEVVMGHNALGLSDHLPIVVDLRLTE